The following is a genomic window from Vibrio sinaloensis.
GTCTCACGCAAGTGATTCTATATTCCACAAAGTGATGGCGCCATTTGTGACTGCAAAAGCGCAAGCTCGCAATCGTTGGATGCTGTTGTTAGCCGTGATCGCATTGATCGTGGGCTCAGTGATGCTGCCAGTGTTTCAGGCTGTGGTACTGAAAATGTTGCCGTTCGACAACAAGTCAGAGTTTCAAGTGGTGTTAGATATGCCTGAGGGAACCTCGCTGGAGCGTACTCAACGTGCACTTTTTGAAATGGGCCAAGAGCTCAATCAGTTACCTGAAGTCACTAGCTATCAAATCTATGCGGGGACTGCTGCGCCGATCAACTTCAATGGCCTAGTGCGTCATTACTTTGTTCGCAGCCAAGCCAATCAAGGCGACATTCAAGTGAACTTAGTGCATCGAACCGAACGTGACCGCGACAGCCATGAAATCGCCTCATCGATTCGACCTGCTCTCAACCAAATTGCCAGCAAGTTTGGGGGTAAGGTGAAAGTTGTCGAGGTGCCGCCAGGGCCACCGGTCTGGTCGCCAATTTTGGCCGAAGTGTATGCACCAACTCCAGAGTTACGCAGTGAGGCGGCACGCGCTATTCGTGAGGTATTCCGCGCGACCGACGATATCGTCGACGTAGATATGTATCTGCCAGAAGAACATCAGAAGTGGCAAGTTGTGATTGATCGCAGTAAAGCGTCGCACCTGATGGTGTCGTATGCATCGATTGTCGACGCCTTGGCCACCTCTGTGGGCGGAAAACCGATCACCTACTTACACAGTGAGCACAGCAAATACCCAGTGCCGATTCAAATTCAAGCCAGTGAGAGCGCCAAAGTTCGCCTTGAGCAGGTACTGAACATGAAAGTCGGCAGTCAAAACGGTAACGCGTATCCGCTCTCTGATTTGGTGAGTGTTAGACAAACGCGCATGGACGACTACATAGTGCACAAAAACCTCGTGCCTATGGTGATGGTGGTCGGTGATATGTCGGGGTCTGTTGATAGCCCGCTGTATGGCATGTTTAATATTGGCGCTGCGATTGATAAGCAGATGGATGTTGAGCAGTACTACATTAATCAGCCTGATGGTTTAGAAGGTATTTCGATTCTGTGGGATGGTGAATGGACCATTACCTACGAAACCTTCCGTGATATGGGCATTGCTTATGCGGTCGGTATGATACTCATTTACCTATTGGTCGTCGCTCAGTTCAAGTCCTACTTAGTGCCTTTGATTATCATGGCACCGATACCATTGACCATCATCGGCGTGATGCCGGGGCATGCAATCCTAGGTGCGCAGTTTACGGCAACTTCGATGATCGGCATGATAGCGTTGGCGGGCATTATAGTGCGCAACTCGATCCTGTTGGTTGACTTTATCAATCAGCAAACAGAACAAGGGATGGCGTTTGCTGAAGCCGTGATTCAATCGGCTGCGGTGCGAGCCAAGCCGATCATGCTGACCGCACTGGCAGCAATGATAGGGGCAGTGTTTATCCTTGATGATCCGATATTCAATGGGCTCGCCATCAGTCTTATTTTTGGGATCTTTGTCTCGACCATACTGACACTGTTAGTGATACCCGTACTCTATTACGTCGCGATGCGAAAACGTTTTGAATAATTGATTGGCGAATAGTTGGTTGGCCCCGCTGTTAACGCGGGGCTTTTTTATCACTGTAGAAGCAACGGGCAGTGGTCGCTCAATTGATATTGAAACAAGTCATCCGGCTTGTAGGTGACTTGCTTTACCGAGTTTAGCGAAAAATCAGAACTGGTCACTACATGGTCAATCAGCGAGCGGAACTGGTGAGTTTTGTTGGGCTGCTTACGCGAGCGAACTTTACACTCAGCAGGCGTGTTTCGGGTGGCTAACTTCGCCTGGCTGCCGCTGCTCAAGGTTTTCCATAACCAATCGTCAGGGTAGGAGAGATTGTGGTTGAAGTCGCCAATGATCATGTAAGTCTGTTGATTAGACTCACGTTGCACTATCCATTGGTTTAGCGCTTTCGCTTGTGAGCTTAAAGTACGGCAGGACGGGTTATTTTTATATGCGCCGGAGCAGCGCGCTTTAAGGTGCACCGACAACAAATGAATAGGGGCATCACTGGTTGGATGAATCACCACATACGAAGCGAATCTTAGCTTGCTGTTACTATGACTATCCAATTGAATATCCGTTTTGTTCTCCACACGGATACCCCCTCGCACCGCAAAACCCGTGTACTGATTGATGTCGCTAAATTGATGCAATTGGTATTGAGGCTGGGAGCGCTGTGACAAGTAAAGCTGATAACCATTCCCGACTACCTTGCGTAGGGCGTCTAAATCGTTGACCTCTTGAAACGCCAGCACATCACTGTCGAGCTGATTAAAGTAGCGACTAAGGGCTTGATAGTCGCCGCTGTTTCGCTGTGAGCTGGGGAATTTCCCTGAGGGATTGCTCGACAACCATTCGAGGTTCCAACTGCTGTAGACGAGTTTTTGTTCGGCTAGGGCCGTCAGTGGTAGTAGTAACCAAAAACCGATTCCAAGCAGCCAATATTTAACGTTGAACATAAGGTAAATTCCTGAAAATAGTTGCAGCCTTTATCTAATAAGAGGTCTACAAAAATCAAGTAGGCTTAGTATCATTTTTTCAATTTTCATCATTTACTTTCTATCTGAGATCAGTGCCACTAAGATCGATTTGATCTTAAGCGAGGGTCTCCTTTTATTGATCAAAATCAATACTCTAGCCAGCCGCATCTCGTTAAATACGCCACAATATATAGTGTCAGTTGAAATAAAAATCGCCCTATATAGTGTGTTTGTGGATAAGTCTGTGGGTATGCTGGGGTAAGGAGAAAAGGTGAAACCAATCGTAATCAAACGTGACGGCTCTAGGGCTCCGTTTAGCAGGGATCGCATTCAAGCCGCAGTGGAGTCGGCAGCAGAGCATGTTGACAAAGAGACCGCCATTTATGCGCTTAACGTGGCGCTGGCGGTGGAGCTGCAACTGAAAGATCACGATGAAGTACACATCAATGATATCCAAACTCTAGTCGAAAATGAGTTGATGCAGGGACCGTACAAGTCGCTTGCTCGCTCGTACATTGAATACCGCCACGACCGCGATATCGCGCGCGAGAAACAGAGCACCTTAACCCGAGAAATCGAGGGCCTGATCGAAGAGAGCAATGTTGACCTTATCAACGAGAACGCCAACAAAGATGGCAAGGTTATTCCGACTCAGCGTGACTTACTTGCAGGTATTGTTGCTAAGCACTACGCGAAAACCCATATTTTGCCGCGTGATATTGTTCAGGCGCACGAAGAGGGGGATATTCACTACCACGACCTCGACTATGCACCGTTTTTCCCTATGTTCAACTGTATGTTAATTGACTTACAAGGGATGCTGACACACGGATTCAAAATGGGTAATGCCGAGATCGACACACCAAAATCGATTTCGACCGCGACCGCGGTGACCGCGCAAATCATTGCGCAAGTAGCTAGTCATATCTATGGCGGCACCACCATCAACCGGATTGATGAAGTGTTAGCGCCGTATGTGACCAGAAGTTATGAAAAGCACCTAAAAATCGCTCAGGAGTGGGATATCCCTAACCCTAAAGCCTTTGCTGAGTCACGCACAGAGAAAGAGTGTTTTGACGCATTTCAATCGCTCGAGTATGAGGTGAACACCCTACACACCGCGAACGGCCAAACACCATTTGTCACCTTTGGTTTTGGCTTGGGAACGAGCTGGGAGTCTCGATTGATTCAACAATCGATCTTGAAAAACCGTATTGCAGGTTTGGGTAAAAACCGTAAAACGGCGGTGTTCCCTAAGTTGGTATTTGGTATTAAAGATGGCTTGAACCACAAGTCAGAAGACCCCAACTACGACATCAAAAAGCTTGCTTTAGAGTGTGCGTCAAAACGCATGTACCCAGATATTCTCAACTATGACAAAGTGGTTGAGATCACTGGGTCATTTAAAACCCCAATGGGTTGCCGTAGCTTCTTAGGTACTTATGAGGAAAATGGCGAGTTAATCCATGAAGGGCGCAACAACTTGGGTGTGGTCAGCTTGAACCTGCCACGAATAGCGCTGGCTGCAGGTGGTGATGAACGTGCGTTCTATACCCTTTTAGACCAAAAGCTCGATCTTGCCCGCCGCGCACTTGAGACTCGCATCTCGCGTTTGGAGAATGTAAAAGCGCGCGTAGCGCCGATCCTCTACATGGAAGGGGCATGCGGCGTGCGTCTAAAGGCGGATGAGCCGATCGCC
Proteins encoded in this region:
- a CDS encoding endonuclease/exonuclease/phosphatase family protein, whose protein sequence is MFNVKYWLLGIGFWLLLPLTALAEQKLVYSSWNLEWLSSNPSGKFPSSQRNSGDYQALSRYFNQLDSDVLAFQEVNDLDALRKVVGNGYQLYLSQRSQPQYQLHQFSDINQYTGFAVRGGIRVENKTDIQLDSHSNSKLRFASYVVIHPTSDAPIHLLSVHLKARCSGAYKNNPSCRTLSSQAKALNQWIVQRESNQQTYMIIGDFNHNLSYPDDWLWKTLSSGSQAKLATRNTPAECKVRSRKQPNKTHQFRSLIDHVVTSSDFSLNSVKQVTYKPDDLFQYQLSDHCPLLLQ
- a CDS encoding efflux RND transporter permease subunit, whose product is MDNQLGISGRIAAAFQNSAMTPLLALVGLLMGLFAVLVTPKEEEPQIDVTFADVFIPFPGAAPREVESLVTTPAEQILSEIQGIDKLYSFSQPDGAMIVAIFEVGVSRNDAVVRLYNKLYSNKDWMPQGVGVGEPIIKPKGIEDVPIVSLTLSDRSGRFDQQQLTQVAHGLETELKRIPGTRDIYTIGEHSTIVDVRLDPAKMNSFAITLDQLNQHLPAANSSSPMLRLTHDNQEFPVQVGQFLTRVEEVKQLVVGLHNNAPVYLEDVATISLGANTPTQNVWTSDKTDIVPAVTIAIAKKAGENAVNVAQAIETRLQELQNKLIPDGIEVEITRDYGKTAADKSNTLIGKLAFATAAVVILVLLTMGWREAFVVGFAIVVTLMITLFASWAWGFTLNRVSLFALIFSIGILVDDAIVVVENIHRHMSQGKAKLQALIPAAVDEVGGPTILATLTVIAALLPMAFVSGLMGPYMSPIPINASMGMLISLVVAFVVSPWLASHFLKPSAHHQESHASDSIFHKVMAPFVTAKAQARNRWMLLLAVIALIVGSVMLPVFQAVVLKMLPFDNKSEFQVVLDMPEGTSLERTQRALFEMGQELNQLPEVTSYQIYAGTAAPINFNGLVRHYFVRSQANQGDIQVNLVHRTERDRDSHEIASSIRPALNQIASKFGGKVKVVEVPPGPPVWSPILAEVYAPTPELRSEAARAIREVFRATDDIVDVDMYLPEEHQKWQVVIDRSKASHLMVSYASIVDALATSVGGKPITYLHSEHSKYPVPIQIQASESAKVRLEQVLNMKVGSQNGNAYPLSDLVSVRQTRMDDYIVHKNLVPMVMVVGDMSGSVDSPLYGMFNIGAAIDKQMDVEQYYINQPDGLEGISILWDGEWTITYETFRDMGIAYAVGMILIYLLVVAQFKSYLVPLIIMAPIPLTIIGVMPGHAILGAQFTATSMIGMIALAGIIVRNSILLVDFINQQTEQGMAFAEAVIQSAAVRAKPIMLTALAAMIGAVFILDDPIFNGLAISLIFGIFVSTILTLLVIPVLYYVAMRKRFE
- the nrdD gene encoding anaerobic ribonucleoside-triphosphate reductase, translating into MKPIVIKRDGSRAPFSRDRIQAAVESAAEHVDKETAIYALNVALAVELQLKDHDEVHINDIQTLVENELMQGPYKSLARSYIEYRHDRDIAREKQSTLTREIEGLIEESNVDLINENANKDGKVIPTQRDLLAGIVAKHYAKTHILPRDIVQAHEEGDIHYHDLDYAPFFPMFNCMLIDLQGMLTHGFKMGNAEIDTPKSISTATAVTAQIIAQVASHIYGGTTINRIDEVLAPYVTRSYEKHLKIAQEWDIPNPKAFAESRTEKECFDAFQSLEYEVNTLHTANGQTPFVTFGFGLGTSWESRLIQQSILKNRIAGLGKNRKTAVFPKLVFGIKDGLNHKSEDPNYDIKKLALECASKRMYPDILNYDKVVEITGSFKTPMGCRSFLGTYEENGELIHEGRNNLGVVSLNLPRIALAAGGDERAFYTLLDQKLDLARRALETRISRLENVKARVAPILYMEGACGVRLKADEPIANIFKNGRASISLGYIGIHETISALFGDETHVYDDSTLRQKAITIVKYLKDKVNQWAQESGYGYSLYGTPSENLCSRFCRIDTKEYGVIKGVTDKGYYTNSFHLDVEKKVNPYDKIDFEMPYPEVSSGGFICYGEFPNMQRNIEALENVWDYSYSRVPYYGTNTPIDECYECGYNGEFDCTSKGFTCPSCGNHDSTKVSVTRRVCGYLGSPDARPFNFGKQEEVKRRVKHL